Proteins from a genomic interval of Kaistia defluvii:
- a CDS encoding sugar ABC transporter ATP-binding protein → MFELRKVEKRFPNVRALKAIDFEIRQGEIVGLVGENGAGKSTLMKVIYGAYQHDGGEVLKDGIPVRFENPRQAMQKGIGMVFQEQSLIPNLSVMENIFLGFEQQFVKLGVVNWKKMAAAARFQLAKVKLDIDPRIITAKLSFAQRQLVELAKVLTLEERVDGDLVILLDEPTSVLAKEEVELLFKLVRELRSRAAFIFVSHRLDEVLELTDRVYVMKDGEVVDHVVSAEASAESIQRKMVGRDINKEYYREEKQLPYDASRVLVELRNATVPGQYSNVSFQLHAGEVLTLVGTEGSGREAILRTIFGLQKLVLGDLAIKGRKVESFSAEASVASGVGYIPRERKVEGIVAGMNVYENITLSQMGNYSRFGFLRIGDEKATAKDWIAKLSIKASSEMADCGNLSGGNQQKVVLAKWRSGGSDIILLDHPTRGLDIGAKEDVYEMVRAMNADGAGIVLIADTLEEAIGLSHTILVVKDGAIQKRFDCSAGTKPSLFDLVHFMI, encoded by the coding sequence ATGTTCGAGCTTAGGAAAGTCGAGAAGCGCTTCCCGAATGTGCGGGCGCTGAAGGCGATCGATTTCGAGATCCGCCAGGGCGAGATCGTTGGCCTGGTCGGTGAGAACGGCGCCGGCAAGTCGACACTGATGAAGGTGATCTACGGCGCCTACCAGCATGATGGCGGCGAGGTGCTGAAGGATGGCATCCCCGTCCGCTTCGAGAACCCGCGCCAGGCGATGCAGAAGGGCATCGGCATGGTGTTCCAGGAGCAGTCGCTGATCCCCAATCTCAGCGTCATGGAAAACATCTTCCTCGGCTTCGAGCAGCAGTTCGTGAAGCTCGGCGTCGTCAACTGGAAGAAGATGGCGGCCGCCGCCCGCTTCCAGCTGGCCAAGGTCAAGCTCGATATCGATCCCCGGATCATCACCGCGAAGCTTTCCTTCGCGCAGCGCCAGCTGGTCGAGCTCGCCAAGGTGCTGACGCTGGAGGAGCGCGTCGATGGCGATCTGGTGATCCTCCTCGACGAGCCGACCTCGGTGCTGGCCAAGGAAGAAGTCGAGTTGCTTTTCAAGCTGGTGCGCGAACTGCGCTCGCGCGCCGCCTTCATCTTCGTCTCTCACCGGCTCGACGAAGTGCTGGAGCTGACCGACCGCGTCTATGTGATGAAGGATGGCGAGGTCGTCGACCATGTCGTCTCGGCCGAGGCGAGCGCGGAGAGCATCCAGCGCAAGATGGTCGGCCGCGACATCAACAAGGAATACTACCGCGAAGAGAAGCAGCTTCCCTATGACGCCAGTCGCGTGCTGGTCGAATTGCGCAACGCCACGGTTCCGGGCCAATACAGCAATGTCTCGTTCCAGCTTCACGCCGGCGAGGTGCTGACGCTGGTCGGCACGGAGGGTTCGGGCCGCGAGGCGATCCTGCGCACCATCTTCGGGCTGCAGAAGCTGGTGCTGGGCGACCTCGCCATCAAGGGACGCAAGGTCGAGAGCTTTTCCGCCGAAGCGAGCGTTGCCAGCGGCGTCGGCTACATCCCGCGCGAGCGCAAGGTCGAGGGCATCGTCGCGGGCATGAACGTCTACGAGAACATCACGCTCTCGCAGATGGGCAATTACAGCCGCTTCGGCTTCCTGCGGATCGGCGACGAGAAGGCGACCGCTAAGGACTGGATCGCCAAGCTGTCGATCAAGGCGTCATCGGAGATGGCCGATTGCGGCAATCTCTCCGGCGGCAACCAGCAGAAGGTCGTTCTCGCCAAATGGCGCAGCGGCGGCTCCGACATCATTCTGCTCGACCATCCGACCCGCGGCCTCGACATCGGCGCCAAGGAGGACGTCTACGAAATGGTACGGGCGATGAACGCGGACGGTGCGGGAATCGTCCTGATCGCCGACACGCTGGAAGAGGCGATCGGGCTCTCGCACACCATCCTCGTCGTCAAGGACGGCGCCATCCAGAAGCGGTTCGATTGCAGCGCCGGGACCAAGCCGTCGCTGTTCGATCTCGTTCATTTCATGATCTAG
- a CDS encoding ATP-binding protein has product MGRQILLAMLAISVTAGVLVFFGTYFLYSAILAIFPAPEASDSWLTATDLGILGLVILVTLPIAALVSLRLARRILEPLESLALSARRITAGDLSSRAFPGERALGETAALIDDFNTMAQRLQDMAADMALWNATIAHELRTPLTILKGRMQGMIDGVFEPDERSLQGLILQVDGLARLVEDLRTVTLADSGHLDLRIEPIRLAPEIRQMAELMAHDLRASGFRLELDLADLVVDVDPTRIRQALLALVTNARRYAVRGTITIHLAEGDGDILLGVADEGPGLSPEMATRVFDPFVRDDPVRSQELGGNGLGLSVVRAIVEAHGGRLRYRSAPQGGALFEMIFAKPKRSQAAHDA; this is encoded by the coding sequence TTGGGCCGGCAGATCCTCCTCGCCATGTTGGCGATCTCCGTGACGGCCGGCGTGCTCGTGTTCTTCGGGACCTATTTCCTCTACAGCGCGATCCTCGCTATTTTCCCCGCTCCAGAGGCGTCGGACAGCTGGCTTACCGCGACGGACCTCGGCATCCTGGGCCTCGTGATCCTTGTAACGCTGCCGATCGCAGCCCTGGTCTCCCTGCGTCTCGCGCGTCGTATCCTGGAGCCGCTGGAATCGCTTGCCCTCAGCGCACGCCGGATCACCGCCGGCGACCTCTCCTCGCGCGCATTCCCTGGCGAGCGGGCACTCGGGGAAACCGCCGCGCTGATCGACGACTTCAACACGATGGCGCAGAGACTTCAGGACATGGCTGCCGACATGGCCCTGTGGAACGCGACAATCGCGCATGAGCTACGCACCCCGCTGACCATCCTGAAGGGACGCATGCAGGGTATGATCGACGGCGTTTTCGAGCCAGACGAACGCTCTCTTCAGGGGCTGATCCTGCAGGTGGACGGGTTGGCGCGCCTCGTCGAGGACCTGCGGACAGTGACACTGGCCGACAGCGGCCATCTGGATCTGCGTATCGAGCCGATCCGTCTCGCGCCGGAAATCCGGCAAATGGCCGAGCTGATGGCGCACGACCTCAGGGCCAGCGGCTTTCGCCTGGAGCTCGACCTTGCCGATCTCGTAGTGGATGTGGACCCGACACGTATCCGTCAGGCCCTGCTGGCGCTCGTCACCAACGCGCGGCGCTATGCGGTTCGAGGCACGATAACGATCCATCTTGCCGAAGGCGACGGCGACATTTTGCTGGGCGTCGCCGATGAGGGGCCGGGACTATCGCCCGAGATGGCAACGCGGGTATTCGATCCGTTCGTCCGCGACGATCCGGTGCGGTCCCAGGAGCTCGGCGGCAACGGGCTCGGGCTGTCGGTCGTGCGCGCCATCGTGGAGGCGCATGGCGGACGCCTTCGCTACCGCAGCGCGCCGCAGGGCGGCGCGCTGTTCGAGATGATCTTTGCAAAGCCAAAGCGTTCCCAGGCCGCGCACGATGCATGA
- a CDS encoding ABC transporter permease: protein MPNLSFRGGDLQRWAPLLVLVALVVFFSMVNPNFFSLKNFARIGISATPPLMIAVGATFIIIMGSIDLSMEGAVAVCAVVFASIFMALGGTLGGWGWLALPACLLVGAVCGLVTGAVHVGLRIPSFMASLSMGFVGIGLSLMMTGGDRIRVEDPLFRSLLTQRFLGFPLMVHVAFVVLLFAWFIQSKTTLGRNFYAVGGGEDLAHASGLNVRRVRIAGFALAGVFYAFGALFAVAQLGIAETATGYNFMFVSITSIVVGGTALWGGSGGVWNTLVGVLIVNVINNGMIVMGLPRYVQDGVLGLLVIIAVVLSTDRKSLAFVK from the coding sequence ATGCCGAACCTGTCCTTCCGTGGTGGGGATCTCCAGCGCTGGGCGCCGCTCTTGGTGCTCGTGGCGCTGGTTGTCTTCTTCTCCATGGTCAATCCGAACTTCTTTTCCCTGAAGAACTTCGCCCGTATCGGCATCTCCGCGACGCCGCCGCTGATGATCGCCGTCGGGGCCACCTTCATCATCATCATGGGGTCGATCGACCTGTCGATGGAGGGGGCGGTTGCCGTCTGCGCCGTCGTCTTCGCCAGCATCTTCATGGCGTTGGGCGGAACGCTTGGCGGCTGGGGTTGGCTGGCGCTTCCGGCCTGCCTGCTGGTCGGCGCTGTCTGCGGTCTCGTCACCGGCGCCGTGCATGTCGGGCTGCGAATTCCCTCCTTTATGGCCAGCCTCAGCATGGGCTTCGTCGGCATCGGCCTGTCGCTGATGATGACCGGCGGCGACCGCATCCGCGTCGAGGACCCGCTGTTCCGCTCGCTGCTGACTCAGCGCTTCCTCGGCTTTCCGCTGATGGTGCATGTCGCCTTCGTCGTGCTGCTGTTCGCCTGGTTCATCCAGAGCAAGACCACGCTCGGTCGCAATTTCTACGCCGTCGGCGGCGGCGAGGACCTGGCGCACGCCTCCGGCCTCAATGTCCGCCGCGTCCGTATCGCCGGCTTCGCGCTGGCAGGCGTGTTCTATGCCTTCGGCGCGCTGTTCGCCGTGGCGCAGCTCGGCATCGCCGAGACGGCGACCGGCTACAATTTCATGTTCGTCTCGATCACCTCGATCGTCGTCGGCGGCACCGCGCTCTGGGGCGGCAGCGGCGGCGTCTGGAACACGCTGGTCGGCGTGCTGATCGTCAACGTCATCAATAACGGCATGATCGTCATGGGCCTTCCTCGATACGTGCAGGACGGCGTCCTCGGTCTCTTGGTCATCATTGCCGTCGTGCTGTCGACCGACCGCAAATCCCTCGCTTTCGTGAAGTGA
- a CDS encoding zinc-dependent alcohol dehydrogenase, with the protein MSAVPSMMRAAVLVAPGRFEIREVPVPAVGRDDVLIRVERCGICGTDMHMFNGHYAAESLPIIPGHEFAGTVAAIGADVRGFDEGDRVVADINIGCGHCFYCRRNEVLNCAEVRQVGISRDGAFADYVVMPSRLVMAAPADAPFDLLALVEPIACVVRAARKANVRFGQSVLILGAGPIGNLHIQMMRLVGAAPILVAEPSAVRGAMALEAGADVVISDPATLRETVLKHTGGRGADIVIESVGLPALYAKAFELIRPGGHIAAFGIAGPADTVPLPLLATVLRENSIKGSVAGMGEDMHDALTLLAHGRFRTEAFRARSLPLAEIQQAFETLPRHPEALKVQIVVA; encoded by the coding sequence GTGAGCGCGGTTCCCTCAATGATGCGCGCGGCGGTATTGGTCGCGCCCGGCCGGTTCGAGATCCGCGAGGTTCCGGTGCCTGCGGTCGGCCGCGACGATGTGCTGATCCGGGTCGAGCGCTGCGGCATTTGCGGCACCGACATGCACATGTTCAATGGCCACTACGCGGCCGAGAGCCTGCCGATCATTCCGGGTCATGAATTCGCCGGTACGGTCGCGGCCATCGGCGCGGATGTTCGCGGCTTTGACGAAGGCGACCGGGTCGTCGCCGACATCAATATCGGCTGCGGCCATTGCTTCTACTGCCGCCGCAACGAAGTGCTGAACTGCGCCGAAGTCCGGCAGGTCGGCATCTCGCGGGACGGTGCCTTCGCCGACTATGTCGTGATGCCGTCGCGGCTGGTGATGGCCGCGCCTGCCGACGCGCCCTTCGATCTCCTGGCGCTGGTCGAGCCGATCGCCTGTGTCGTCAGGGCGGCGCGCAAGGCCAATGTCCGCTTCGGACAGTCGGTGCTGATCCTTGGCGCCGGGCCGATCGGCAATCTGCATATCCAGATGATGCGCCTCGTCGGCGCCGCGCCGATCCTGGTCGCCGAACCCTCGGCAGTGCGTGGCGCCATGGCGCTGGAAGCGGGCGCCGATGTCGTCATCTCCGATCCGGCGACGCTGCGCGAAACCGTGCTGAAGCATACCGGCGGCCGGGGCGCCGATATCGTCATCGAGAGCGTCGGCCTGCCGGCGCTTTATGCCAAGGCGTTCGAGCTGATCCGGCCAGGCGGTCATATCGCTGCCTTTGGCATTGCCGGTCCGGCCGACACCGTGCCGCTGCCGCTGCTCGCCACCGTGCTGCGCGAAAATTCGATCAAGGGCTCGGTCGCCGGCATGGGCGAGGACATGCATGACGCGCTGACACTGCTGGCGCATGGCCGTTTCCGCACGGAGGCGTTCCGCGCTCGCAGCTTGCCGCTGGCCGAAATCCAGCAGGCCTTCGAGACGCTGCCACGCCATCCAGAAGCGCTGAAGGTTCAGATCGTCGTGGCCTGA
- a CDS encoding aldehyde dehydrogenase family protein: MDVNSAVWTVPARAREFGFFVDGQWAEAGDRPMSERKSPAHGVAVTRTVRCTKADIDHAVRVARTAFEDRRWSGLPGGERASVLLKAAAGIRARVEELALLESLESGKPIGQAIGEIEGGANIFEYAAGAARALHGDAFNNLGDNMLGLVTREPIGVVGLITPWNFPFFILSERVPFILAAGCTIVSKPSEVTSATTLLLAEILSDAGLPAGVFNVVTGSGSEIGQALAEHADVDMISFTGSTAVGRSVLLASAGNFKKVGLELGGKNPQVVFADANLDEAADGVVFGICFNAGQCCVGGSRLVVEKSIAAEFEALVAAKMARVRIGDPLDPNTQMGAIVTAAQNATILDYIEAGKREGARLVCGGEAYPSDAGQFVRPTVFADVTREMSIASEEIFGPVLTISTFETFDEAMAIANDTIYGLAASIWTSNLDKATDAFRRIRAGRVWVNTTINNGPELPLGGFKQSGTGREAGIYGVEEYTEVKATHIALGRREPWVS; the protein is encoded by the coding sequence ATGGACGTGAACTCTGCAGTCTGGACGGTGCCGGCGCGAGCCCGCGAATTCGGCTTCTTCGTCGATGGGCAATGGGCGGAGGCGGGGGATCGTCCCATGTCCGAGCGCAAGAGCCCCGCGCATGGCGTTGCCGTCACGCGCACCGTCCGTTGCACCAAGGCGGATATCGACCATGCCGTCCGCGTGGCTCGCACGGCGTTCGAGGATCGCCGTTGGTCGGGCCTGCCGGGCGGCGAGCGGGCGAGCGTGCTGCTCAAGGCCGCTGCCGGCATCCGCGCCCGCGTCGAGGAACTCGCATTGCTGGAGTCGCTCGAAAGCGGCAAGCCGATCGGCCAGGCGATTGGGGAGATCGAGGGCGGCGCGAACATTTTCGAATATGCCGCCGGCGCGGCGCGGGCGCTGCATGGCGACGCCTTCAACAATCTCGGCGACAACATGCTTGGCCTGGTGACGCGTGAGCCGATCGGTGTCGTCGGCCTGATCACGCCGTGGAATTTCCCGTTCTTCATCCTGTCCGAGCGGGTGCCGTTCATCCTCGCCGCCGGCTGTACGATCGTGTCGAAGCCAAGCGAAGTGACGTCGGCGACAACGCTGCTGCTGGCCGAGATCCTCTCCGACGCCGGCCTGCCGGCTGGCGTGTTCAACGTCGTGACCGGCAGCGGCAGCGAAATCGGCCAGGCGCTGGCCGAGCATGCTGACGTCGACATGATCTCGTTCACCGGCTCGACCGCGGTCGGCCGCAGCGTGCTGCTCGCCTCGGCCGGCAATTTCAAGAAGGTCGGCCTGGAACTCGGCGGCAAGAACCCGCAGGTGGTGTTCGCCGATGCCAATCTGGACGAGGCCGCTGACGGCGTTGTCTTCGGTATCTGCTTCAATGCCGGCCAGTGCTGCGTCGGCGGGAGTCGTCTCGTCGTCGAGAAGTCGATCGCGGCCGAGTTCGAGGCGCTGGTCGCCGCCAAGATGGCGCGGGTTCGGATCGGTGATCCGCTCGACCCGAACACCCAGATGGGCGCCATCGTCACGGCGGCGCAGAACGCGACCATTCTCGACTATATCGAGGCCGGCAAGCGGGAGGGCGCTCGGCTGGTCTGCGGCGGTGAAGCCTATCCGAGCGATGCAGGCCAGTTCGTCCGGCCCACCGTCTTCGCGGATGTAACGCGCGAGATGAGCATCGCGTCGGAGGAGATCTTCGGTCCGGTGCTCACCATCTCGACCTTCGAGACGTTCGACGAGGCGATGGCGATCGCGAACGACACCATCTATGGCCTGGCGGCCAGCATCTGGACGAGCAATCTCGACAAGGCGACCGATGCGTTCCGCCGCATCCGCGCGGGCCGCGTCTGGGTCAACACGACGATCAACAACGGGCCGGAACTGCCACTCGGCGGTTTCAAGCAGTCCGGCACGGGCCGCGAAGCCGGCATCTATGGTGTCGAGGAGTACACCGAGGTCAAGGCGACGCATATCGCGCTCGGCCGTCGCGAGCCCTGGGTGTCGTGA
- a CDS encoding ABC transporter permease — protein MNLHNLKKHFPWMTLVLLALFVGILDPNFLRLENLIDLAGDISTLFIMALGITFVIYIGSIDLSAQSVANMITVLATLLLVHIGAFAAPVCIAIGALFGFVSGLVSTRFKVPSFIATLAVGGIALSVGQYASGQKALYMDATLREQAFGWMIGTTAGLPREMIIALVLLVVALVIERRTVLGRALKAIGAGEPAAVASGLQVNRYKMIAFAISGAFAAMAGLLFAVKLSGGSPVMANGFLLPAIVAVLVGGTPLTGGVGGVLNTFIGALIVAVIRTSMLYLNVPATAQQIFFGLVLVGAIAITIDRTKVRTVK, from the coding sequence ATGAACCTTCATAATCTCAAGAAGCACTTCCCTTGGATGACGCTGGTCCTGCTGGCGCTATTCGTCGGCATCCTCGATCCCAACTTCCTGCGGCTGGAGAACCTGATCGATCTGGCCGGCGATATCTCGACGCTGTTCATCATGGCGCTTGGCATCACCTTCGTCATCTATATCGGCAGCATCGATCTGTCGGCGCAGTCGGTCGCCAACATGATCACCGTGCTGGCGACGCTGCTGCTCGTGCACATTGGCGCCTTCGCGGCGCCGGTCTGCATCGCCATCGGCGCGCTGTTCGGTTTTGTCTCCGGCCTGGTCTCGACGCGGTTCAAGGTGCCGTCCTTCATCGCGACCCTCGCCGTCGGCGGCATCGCGCTCTCGGTCGGCCAGTACGCCTCGGGACAGAAAGCGCTCTACATGGACGCCACCCTGCGCGAGCAGGCATTCGGCTGGATGATCGGCACCACGGCCGGACTGCCGCGCGAGATGATCATCGCGCTGGTGCTGCTGGTGGTCGCGCTGGTGATCGAGCGGCGCACCGTGCTCGGCCGCGCCCTGAAGGCGATCGGCGCGGGCGAGCCGGCAGCGGTTGCCTCGGGCCTGCAGGTCAACCGCTACAAGATGATTGCCTTCGCGATCTCCGGTGCCTTCGCCGCCATGGCGGGACTGTTGTTCGCGGTCAAGCTTTCCGGCGGTTCCCCGGTGATGGCGAACGGCTTCCTGCTGCCGGCGATCGTGGCCGTGCTGGTAGGAGGCACGCCACTGACGGGCGGCGTCGGCGGCGTGCTCAACACCTTCATCGGCGCGCTGATCGTCGCCGTGATCCGCACCAGCATGCTCTATCTGAACGTGCCAGCCACAGCACAGCAGATCTTTTTCGGCCTCGTGCTCGTCGGTGCCATCGCCATCACCATCGATCGCACGAAGGTGAGGACGGTGAAGTGA
- a CDS encoding sugar ABC transporter substrate-binding protein, producing the protein MSFIKDFIEKETLSRRNFMLASAFGLTGAAAASIIGAGRAQAAGAIEDPTIAWSYRDRTNPYWNSIVSGGESFVESLGKPKSALVHLINEGSSEKSLADVKALLGKTDGKLALAIDTNDSPNARPVVEAVVAKGAYVSTIWNKTDDLHPWDFGDNYVSHMSWSDVGPAEQTATILFKAMNGKGSIVGLGGIASNNPAIERRKGLDNALKNFPDIKLLDYQAADWDTQKANSIMSSYLTRFGDEITGVFCANDTMAYGVLEALRAEGLAGQIPVVAYDGNAQAVDLVIAGELLATVYTNPHWGGGITAALAYYAATGAFKPSEEPHEHREFNGPTILISKADAEDFKKKYIDATPTYDWKDFWGPSNGPITY; encoded by the coding sequence ATGTCGTTCATCAAGGATTTCATCGAGAAAGAAACACTGAGCCGGCGTAATTTCATGCTGGCCTCGGCTTTCGGCCTGACTGGCGCCGCCGCTGCGTCGATCATCGGGGCGGGCCGGGCGCAGGCCGCCGGCGCGATCGAGGACCCGACGATCGCCTGGTCCTATCGTGACCGCACCAACCCGTACTGGAATTCGATCGTCTCGGGCGGCGAGTCCTTCGTCGAGAGCCTCGGCAAGCCGAAGAGCGCGCTGGTGCACCTGATCAACGAGGGCAGCAGCGAGAAGTCACTCGCCGACGTCAAGGCGCTGCTCGGCAAGACCGACGGCAAGCTGGCGCTCGCCATCGACACCAATGACTCGCCGAATGCGCGTCCCGTCGTCGAGGCCGTCGTTGCCAAGGGCGCCTATGTCTCGACGATCTGGAACAAGACCGACGATCTGCATCCGTGGGATTTCGGCGACAATTACGTTTCGCATATGAGCTGGTCGGATGTCGGTCCGGCCGAGCAGACCGCGACGATCCTGTTCAAGGCAATGAACGGAAAGGGCAGCATCGTCGGGCTGGGCGGCATCGCCTCCAACAATCCGGCGATCGAGCGTCGCAAGGGCCTCGACAACGCACTGAAGAATTTCCCCGACATCAAGCTGCTCGACTACCAGGCCGCCGACTGGGACACCCAGAAGGCGAACAGCATCATGTCGAGCTACCTGACCCGCTTCGGCGACGAGATCACCGGCGTGTTCTGCGCCAATGACACGATGGCCTATGGCGTGCTCGAGGCGCTGCGTGCCGAGGGCCTGGCCGGCCAGATCCCTGTCGTCGCCTATGACGGCAATGCCCAGGCGGTCGATCTCGTGATTGCCGGCGAATTGCTCGCCACCGTCTACACCAACCCGCATTGGGGTGGCGGCATCACCGCCGCGCTGGCCTATTACGCGGCGACTGGCGCCTTCAAGCCGTCGGAAGAGCCGCATGAGCATCGCGAGTTCAACGGCCCGACCATCCTGATCTCCAAGGCCGACGCCGAAGACTTCAAGAAGAAGTACATCGACGCGACCCCGACCTATGACTGGAAGGACTTCTGGGGTCCCTCCAACGGTCCGATCACCTACTGA
- a CDS encoding TetR/AcrR family transcriptional regulator, whose protein sequence is MVTSTTEKPRARDAEATQKRILAAAKKEFAKNGLGGARVDLIAERAKANKRMIYHYFESKEALFQRVLEDAYTDIRMAEQKLQLDHLDAGTALDTLVRFTWNYYLANPEFLTLVNSENLHKAKHLKKSQVIHVVSRKVVTLVEQLLERGVREGVFRPGIDPVQLNITIAAIGYYYLNNRFTGSIVFEKDLMTAQALDDRLAFNIDTIRRLVCK, encoded by the coding sequence ATGGTCACGTCCACCACTGAAAAACCGCGTGCCCGCGATGCTGAGGCGACCCAGAAGCGAATCCTGGCAGCGGCAAAAAAGGAATTCGCCAAGAACGGTCTGGGGGGCGCACGCGTGGACCTGATTGCCGAGCGGGCCAAAGCCAACAAGCGGATGATCTACCACTACTTCGAGAGCAAGGAAGCGCTGTTCCAGCGCGTGCTTGAGGACGCCTATACCGACATCCGGATGGCCGAGCAGAAGCTGCAGCTCGACCATCTCGACGCCGGGACGGCGCTCGACACGCTGGTCCGCTTCACCTGGAACTACTATCTCGCCAATCCGGAATTCCTGACGCTGGTCAACAGCGAGAACCTGCACAAGGCCAAGCACCTGAAGAAGTCGCAGGTGATCCACGTCGTCAGCCGCAAGGTGGTGACCCTGGTCGAGCAATTGCTGGAACGCGGGGTGCGGGAGGGCGTGTTCCGGCCGGGCATCGACCCGGTCCAGCTCAACATCACCATCGCGGCGATCGGCTACTATTATCTCAACAACCGCTTCACCGGTTCAATCGTGTTCGAGAAGGACCTGATGACAGCACAGGCGCTGGACGACCGCCTGGCGTTCAATATCGACACAATAAGACGTCTTGTCTGTAAATAG
- a CDS encoding GMC family oxidoreductase → MAAKGYDYVIVGGGSAGCVMASRLSENPDVRVLLLEAGGRDTNPYIHMPVGFAKMTTGPLTWGLVTAPQKHAGNREIPYAQARVLGGGSSINAEIFTRGVPDDYDRWAHDEGCDGWSFQDVQPYFLRSEGNEILASGYHGTEGPLGVSNIRDPQPVTRAFVQACQQYGMPYNPDFNGPVQEGAGVYQTTIRNARRCSVAVGYLRPVMGRPNLTVETGCLTTKILFSGNRAIGVEYRQDGALKSVRADLEVVVTAGAIGSPKIMLLSGVGPADHLGALGIDVVQDLPGVGENLSDHFGIDIVYELKTADSLDKYNKLHWMLWAGLQYTLFKSGPVTSNVVEGGAFWRQDRLLANPDLQFHFLAGAGMEAGVPAIQSGSGCTLNSYTLRPKSRGTVKLRSSRPEDKPIVDPNFIAEPDDLRVSAEGVKISREIMNQPAFAKYVRQEHFPGKNVRTQADFENYARQYGRTSYHPTGTCKMGVDEMAVVDPQLRVRGLEGIRICDSSIMPSLIGSNTNAPTIMIAEKGSDLIRGNR, encoded by the coding sequence ATGGCGGCGAAGGGCTACGATTACGTCATCGTCGGCGGCGGTTCGGCCGGCTGCGTCATGGCCAGCCGGCTGAGCGAGAATCCGGACGTTCGCGTCCTGCTGCTCGAGGCGGGCGGCCGCGACACCAACCCCTACATCCACATGCCGGTCGGCTTCGCCAAGATGACGACGGGGCCGTTGACCTGGGGGCTCGTCACCGCACCGCAGAAGCACGCGGGGAATCGCGAGATCCCCTATGCTCAGGCGCGCGTGCTCGGCGGCGGCAGCTCCATCAATGCCGAGATTTTTACCCGCGGCGTGCCGGATGACTATGATCGCTGGGCCCATGACGAAGGTTGCGACGGCTGGTCGTTCCAGGACGTGCAGCCCTATTTCCTTCGTTCGGAAGGCAATGAGATCCTTGCTTCCGGCTATCACGGCACGGAGGGGCCGCTCGGCGTCTCCAACATCCGCGATCCGCAGCCGGTAACTCGTGCCTTCGTCCAGGCCTGCCAGCAATATGGCATGCCCTACAATCCGGACTTCAATGGCCCGGTGCAGGAGGGGGCGGGCGTCTATCAGACGACGATCCGCAATGCCAGGCGCTGCTCGGTCGCCGTCGGCTATCTGCGCCCGGTCATGGGGCGGCCGAACCTGACCGTCGAGACGGGCTGTCTGACGACGAAGATCCTGTTCTCCGGCAATCGCGCCATCGGCGTCGAATACCGGCAGGACGGCGCGCTGAAGAGCGTACGCGCCGATCTGGAGGTCGTGGTCACGGCCGGGGCCATCGGCTCGCCGAAGATCATGCTGCTTTCCGGCGTCGGTCCGGCCGATCATCTCGGTGCGCTCGGCATCGATGTGGTGCAGGATCTCCCCGGCGTCGGCGAGAATTTGAGCGATCATTTTGGCATCGACATCGTCTACGAGCTGAAGACCGCCGACAGCCTCGACAAATACAACAAGCTGCACTGGATGCTCTGGGCTGGCCTGCAATACACGCTGTTCAAGTCCGGGCCGGTGACGTCCAATGTTGTCGAGGGCGGTGCGTTCTGGCGACAGGATCGCTTGCTGGCCAACCCGGATCTGCAGTTTCATTTCCTCGCCGGCGCGGGCATGGAGGCCGGCGTGCCGGCGATCCAGTCCGGTTCCGGCTGCACGCTCAACTCCTACACGCTGCGGCCGAAGAGCCGCGGCACGGTCAAGCTGCGCAGCAGTCGGCCGGAGGACAAGCCGATCGTTGATCCGAACTTCATCGCCGAGCCGGACGACCTCCGCGTTTCGGCCGAGGGCGTGAAGATCAGCCGCGAGATCATGAACCAGCCGGCTTTCGCCAAATATGTCCGGCAGGAGCATTTCCCGGGCAAGAACGTGCGAACCCAGGCGGATTTCGAGAACTATGCGCGCCAGTACGGCCGCACCTCGTATCACCCGACCGGCACCTGCAAGATGGGCGTCGACGAGATGGCGGTGGTCGATCCGCAACTGCGCGTGCGCGGGCTGGAGGGCATCCGCATCTGCGATTCCTCGATCATGCCGAGCCTGATCGGCTCGAACACCAATGCCCCGACCATCATGATCGCCGAAAAGGGTTCCGACTTGATCCGGGGAAATCGCTGA